In uncultured Bacteroides sp., the following proteins share a genomic window:
- a CDS encoding alpha-isopropylmalate synthase regulatory domain-containing protein — MGKQMKIEILDTTLRDGEQTSGVSFVAQEKLMIARLLLEELKVDRIEVASARVSDGELESVKMISAWAARRGLLDRVEVLGFVDGMDSLNWIREAGCRVINLLCKGSLKHCTLQLRKTPEEHLANITEVVLNAEKMGITVNVYLEDWSNGMQHSPKYVTQLMDALIKLPIKRFMLPDTLGILNPLQTLEYMRKMVKRYPNVHFDFHAHNDYDLAVANVLAAVISGAKGLHTTINGLGERAGNAPLSSVQAILKDHFNAETSIVEDRLNDISRVVESYSGIAIPANKPIIGENVFTQVAGVHADGDSKSNLYYNDLLPERFGRIREYALGKTSGKANIRKNLESLGLELDEESMKKVMERIIELGDRKELVTQEDLPYIISDVLKHSSANSKVKLLDYFLTLTSGLKPVATLKISINGKEYEETSSGDGQYDAFMRALRKVYKNTLGRKFPMLINYAVSIPPGGRTDAFVQTIITWKNNEKVFRTKGLDNDQTEAAIKATVKMLNIIEEEYK, encoded by the coding sequence TTGGGAAAACAAATGAAAATTGAGATATTAGACACAACGCTTCGTGACGGTGAGCAAACGAGTGGAGTTTCTTTTGTAGCACAAGAGAAACTCATGATCGCTCGTTTATTGCTGGAAGAGCTTAAAGTAGACCGTATTGAGGTTGCTTCCGCCCGAGTCTCGGACGGGGAACTTGAATCGGTGAAGATGATTTCCGCCTGGGCTGCCCGGCGCGGACTTCTTGACCGCGTGGAGGTGTTGGGTTTTGTAGATGGAATGGATTCTTTGAACTGGATACGTGAAGCCGGATGCCGGGTGATCAATCTTCTTTGCAAAGGGTCATTGAAACATTGCACGCTGCAACTTAGGAAAACACCCGAAGAGCATCTAGCCAATATAACAGAGGTGGTGCTCAATGCCGAAAAGATGGGAATTACAGTCAATGTTTATCTGGAGGACTGGAGCAATGGAATGCAACATTCGCCCAAATATGTTACCCAGCTAATGGATGCATTGATCAAACTTCCTATTAAACGCTTCATGCTACCCGATACGCTTGGTATTCTCAATCCTTTGCAGACATTGGAATACATGCGTAAGATGGTAAAACGTTACCCAAACGTGCATTTTGATTTTCATGCGCATAATGATTATGACCTTGCAGTTGCCAATGTATTGGCTGCGGTTATTTCAGGAGCAAAGGGACTTCATACCACGATAAACGGATTGGGAGAAAGAGCTGGTAATGCCCCACTTTCAAGTGTGCAGGCCATTCTGAAGGATCACTTTAATGCCGAGACTTCTATTGTGGAAGATCGGTTGAATGATATAAGCAGGGTAGTTGAATCTTACTCTGGCATTGCCATTCCAGCTAATAAACCTATCATTGGTGAGAACGTATTTACTCAGGTGGCAGGCGTTCATGCTGATGGCGATTCAAAGAGCAATCTCTATTATAATGATCTTTTGCCGGAACGTTTCGGACGTATTCGTGAATATGCTTTGGGAAAAACTTCAGGGAAGGCGAATATTCGTAAGAATCTCGAATCTTTGGGGTTGGAACTCGATGAAGAATCGATGAAGAAAGTAATGGAACGGATTATTGAACTGGGAGACCGGAAGGAACTGGTTACGCAGGAAGATTTACCTTACATTATTTCTGATGTATTGAAACACAGCTCGGCAAACAGCAAAGTAAAGTTGCTCGATTATTTCCTTACTCTGACCAGCGGGCTTAAACCGGTGGCCACTCTGAAAATATCCATAAATGGTAAGGAATACGAGGAAACATCCTCAGGAGATGGTCAGTATGATGCGTTTATGCGGGCTTTGCGTAAAGTTTATAAAAATACGCTGGGCAGAAAATTCCCAATGTTGATAAACTATGCCGTGAGTATTCCTCCGGGCGGACGAACAGATGCTTTTGTGCAAACCATTATTACCTGGAAAAATAACGAGAAGGTATTTCGCACAAAGGGACTGGATAATGACCAGACCGAGGCGGCTATCAAAGCAACAGTGAAAATGCTGAATATCATAGAAGAAGAATATAAATAA
- the leuD gene encoding 3-isopropylmalate dehydratase small subunit, with translation MKDKFNITTSTCVPLPLENVDTDQIIPARFLKATTKEGFGDNLFRDWRYDKQGNPIESFVLNNSTYSGKILVAGKNFGSGSSREHAAWAIAGYGFRIVVSSFFADIFKNNALNNFVLPVVVSDKFLAELFASINENAKMEVEVDLPNQTITNKATGKSEQFQINSYKKHCLMNALDDIDYLLSNKDKIEAWENK, from the coding sequence ATGAAAGATAAATTTAATATAACAACCAGCACTTGTGTTCCCCTTCCTCTTGAAAACGTGGACACGGACCAAATTATACCAGCACGTTTTTTAAAGGCAACAACTAAAGAAGGTTTCGGAGATAATCTTTTCCGCGACTGGAGATACGATAAACAAGGAAACCCTATTGAGTCATTTGTTCTTAACAATTCAACTTATTCAGGTAAAATATTGGTTGCAGGAAAGAACTTTGGTTCCGGTTCCAGTCGTGAACATGCGGCATGGGCCATTGCAGGCTACGGTTTCCGTATTGTTGTCAGCAGTTTCTTTGCAGATATTTTTAAGAACAATGCATTGAATAACTTTGTTCTTCCTGTAGTTGTTTCCGATAAATTCCTTGCCGAGCTATTTGCTTCTATCAATGAGAATGCAAAGATGGAGGTTGAAGTAGATCTTCCTAACCAAACCATCACCAATAAAGCTACGGGCAAAAGCGAGCAATTTCAGATCAATAGCTACAAGAAACATTGCCTGATGAATGCTTTGGATGATATTGACTATTTGCTTAGTAACAAAGATAAAATCGAAGCTTGGGAAAACAAATGA
- the leuC gene encoding 3-isopropylmalate dehydratase large subunit, which produces MKTLFDKIWDAHVVSTVEDGPTQLYIDRLYCHEVTSPQAFSGMRNRGLKCFRPEKIFCMPDHNIPTLNQDKEIVDPISRNQVEELDKNAKEFGLTLYGIGHKKNGIIHVVGPENGLTLPGMTIVCGDSHTSTHGAMGAIAFGIGTSEVEMVMASQCVLQSRPKTMRITVDGKLGKGVTAKDIALYIIAKMTTGGATGYFVEYAGEAVRDLTMEGRLTLCNLSIEMGARGGMIAPDEKAIEYIKGREFAPKGEAWDKAVEYWKTLKSDSDAAFDKDITFKAEDIEPMITYGTNPGMGMGITSNIPTIESVPEAGRISYAKSLEYMGFNAGDAMIGKKIDYVFLGSCTNGRIEDFREFAAFVKDKKKAADVVAWLVPGSWAVDKQIREEGLDKILNEAGFELRQPGCSACLAMNEDKVPAGKYSVSTSNRNFEGRQGPGSRTLLASPLVAAAAAITGKITDPRVLMA; this is translated from the coding sequence ATGAAAACATTGTTCGATAAGATTTGGGACGCACATGTGGTTAGCACAGTTGAAGACGGTCCCACTCAGCTTTATATTGACAGACTTTACTGTCACGAGGTAACAAGTCCGCAGGCATTTTCAGGAATGAGAAACCGTGGTTTGAAATGCTTTCGTCCGGAAAAGATTTTTTGTATGCCGGATCATAACATACCCACGCTAAATCAAGATAAAGAGATTGTTGATCCTATTTCCCGCAATCAAGTAGAGGAATTAGATAAGAACGCAAAAGAATTTGGTTTGACTCTTTATGGTATTGGACATAAGAAGAATGGTATAATTCACGTGGTAGGTCCTGAAAATGGATTGACCCTTCCTGGTATGACTATCGTTTGTGGTGACTCACACACCTCTACTCACGGAGCAATGGGAGCAATTGCATTTGGTATCGGTACATCGGAAGTTGAGATGGTAATGGCTTCACAGTGTGTACTTCAGTCTCGTCCTAAAACAATGCGCATTACTGTGGATGGAAAATTAGGTAAAGGCGTGACTGCTAAAGATATCGCTCTTTATATCATTGCAAAGATGACAACTGGTGGTGCAACCGGATATTTTGTTGAGTATGCAGGTGAAGCTGTAAGAGACCTGACAATGGAAGGACGTCTTACTCTTTGTAACCTTTCCATAGAGATGGGTGCTCGTGGAGGAATGATTGCTCCTGATGAAAAAGCAATAGAATACATTAAAGGTAGAGAGTTTGCTCCTAAAGGTGAAGCTTGGGATAAAGCAGTTGAATACTGGAAAACTTTGAAGAGTGATTCCGATGCAGCATTTGATAAAGATATTACTTTTAAGGCTGAAGACATTGAACCAATGATTACTTACGGAACTAATCCGGGTATGGGAATGGGAATTACCTCTAATATCCCAACCATCGAAAGTGTTCCCGAAGCAGGAAGAATCTCTTATGCCAAGTCTTTGGAATATATGGGCTTTAATGCTGGCGATGCAATGATTGGAAAGAAGATTGATTATGTTTTCCTTGGCAGTTGTACCAACGGACGCATTGAAGACTTCCGTGAATTTGCTGCATTTGTGAAGGATAAGAAGAAAGCAGCTGATGTTGTTGCATGGTTGGTTCCTGGTTCATGGGCTGTTGATAAACAGATTCGTGAGGAAGGACTAGATAAGATTTTGAATGAAGCAGGTTTTGAACTTCGTCAACCAGGCTGTTCAGCTTGTTTGGCAATGAATGAAGATAAAGTTCCGGCCGGCAAATACTCTGTGTCTACTTCGAATCGTAATTTTGAAGGACGGCAGGGACCTGGTTCCCGCACCCTTTTGGCAAGTCCGCTTGTTGCAGCAGCTGCAGCAATTACAGGAAAAATAACCGATCCACGAGTATTAATGGCTTAA
- a CDS encoding 2-isopropylmalate synthase produces the protein MSDRLFIFDTTLRDGEQVPGCQLNTVEKIQVAKALETLGVDIIEAGFPVSSPGDFNSVIEISKAVTWPTICALTRAVEKDIDVAVDALKFAKHKRIHTGIGTSDSHIKYKFNSTREEIIERAVAAVKYAKKYVEDIEFYAEDAGRTDNEYLARVVEAVIKAGATVVNIPDTTGYCLPSEYEAKIRFLKENVKGIDNAIISTHCHNDLGMATANTIAGIIGGARQVEVTMNGIGERAGNTALEEVAMILKSHHEFDIQTNINTQKIYPTSRMVSSLMNMPVQPNKAIVGRNAFAHSSGIHQDGVLKNIQTYEIINPHDVGIDDSSIVLTARSGRAALKHRLSALGVDLAKEQLDKVYEEFLKLADRKKDINDDDVLMLAGAERSTNKRIKVDYLQVTSGVGVRSVASLGLDIAGEKFESAASGNGPVDAAIKALKNIIHRTMTLKEFTIQAISKGSDDVGKVHMQVEYNKQVYYGFGANTDIVAASLEAYIDCINKFIK, from the coding sequence ATGAGTGACAGATTATTTATTTTTGATACTACTCTTCGGGATGGCGAACAAGTTCCCGGATGCCAATTGAATACTGTAGAGAAAATTCAGGTTGCTAAGGCATTAGAAACTCTGGGAGTAGATATTATTGAAGCCGGATTTCCTGTTTCCAGCCCTGGAGATTTTAATTCTGTGATAGAAATTTCCAAAGCTGTAACCTGGCCCACCATTTGTGCATTGACCCGTGCGGTAGAAAAAGATATTGATGTGGCTGTTGATGCTCTGAAATTTGCAAAACATAAACGTATTCATACTGGTATCGGTACATCTGATTCTCATATTAAGTATAAGTTTAATTCTACACGCGAAGAGATTATTGAACGTGCAGTTGCAGCTGTAAAGTATGCAAAAAAATATGTAGAAGATATTGAGTTCTACGCTGAAGATGCAGGAAGAACTGATAATGAATATCTTGCCAGAGTGGTAGAAGCGGTTATTAAAGCTGGTGCTACTGTGGTGAATATCCCTGACACAACTGGTTATTGTCTACCTTCTGAATATGAAGCTAAGATCAGATTCTTGAAAGAAAATGTGAAGGGTATTGATAATGCGATAATATCTACTCATTGTCATAATGACTTGGGTATGGCAACTGCTAATACTATTGCAGGTATTATTGGTGGAGCTCGTCAAGTAGAGGTTACAATGAACGGAATTGGTGAGCGTGCCGGTAATACTGCACTTGAAGAAGTTGCGATGATTTTGAAAAGCCATCATGAGTTTGATATTCAAACAAATATTAATACACAAAAGATTTACCCAACTTCACGCATGGTTTCAAGCTTGATGAATATGCCTGTTCAGCCAAATAAGGCTATTGTTGGTCGTAATGCTTTTGCTCACTCATCAGGTATTCACCAAGATGGTGTGTTGAAGAATATTCAAACTTATGAAATTATTAATCCGCATGATGTTGGCATTGACGATAGTTCAATTGTATTGACTGCTCGTAGCGGAAGAGCTGCATTGAAACATCGTCTTTCTGCGCTTGGCGTTGATTTGGCTAAAGAACAGCTTGATAAGGTTTATGAAGAATTCCTGAAATTGGCCGATCGTAAGAAAGACATAAATGATGATGATGTCCTTATGCTTGCTGGTGCTGAAAGAAGTACAAATAAACGTATTAAGGTTGATTACCTTCAGGTTACAAGCGGAGTGGGTGTTCGTTCCGTAGCAAGTTTAGGTTTGGATATTGCCGGAGAGAAATTTGAATCGGCAGCAAGCGGTAATGGTCCGGTTGATGCTGCGATTAAAGCATTGAAAAATATAATTCACCGCACAATGACTCTTAAAGAATTTACTATTCAGGCTATTAGTAAAGGTAGCGATGATGTAGGTAAGGTACATATGCAGGTAGAATATAACAAACAGGTTTATTATGGCTTTGGAGCAAATACCGATATTGTAGCTGCTTCTTTAGAAGCTTATATTGACTGTATCAATAAATTTATAAAATAG